A genome region from Myxocyprinus asiaticus isolate MX2 ecotype Aquarium Trade chromosome 12, UBuf_Myxa_2, whole genome shotgun sequence includes the following:
- the LOC127449231 gene encoding cytoplasmic protein NCK2-like: protein MSEEAIVIAKWDYTAQQDQELDIRKNERLWLLDDSKTWWRVRNASNRTGYVPSNYVERKNSLKKGSLVKNLKDTLGLGKTKRKTSAREASPTPSTDEYSSNGGGAERIYDLNTPAVVKFAYNAEREDELSLVKGARLMVMEKCSDGWWRGSYNGQMGWFPSNYVLEEEVEDTSVDVPVFSSPPGLSNGQGPRVLQTVQTLYPFSSVTEEELNFEKGETMEVLEKPENDPEWWRCKNCHGQVGLVPKNYVVVLNDGPSSTASGSHSRQNSHTGPSHTVKFAGKDWYHGNVTRHQAERALNERGVEGDFLVRDSESSPSDFSVSLKAAGKNKHFKVQLSNGVYCIGQRRFNTMDELLEHYKKAPIFTSEHGEKLYLVKPLQ, encoded by the exons ATGTCAGAGGAGGCGATTGTTATTGCCAAGTGGGACTATACGGCACAGCAAGACCAGGAACTTGACATTAGGAAAAATGAGCGACTGTGGCTCCTGGATGACTCGAAAACGTGGTGGCGAGTACGAAATGCTTCCAACAGAACGGGCTATGTGCCATCCAACTATGTCGAACGCAAGAACAGTCTGAAGAAAGGCTCTCTGGTGAAAAATCTCAAAGATACCCTTG GCCTGGGAAAAACTAAACGCAAGACGAGCGCACGGGAAGCCTCTCCCACACCCAGCACAGATGAGTACTCATCTAATGGAGGTGGGGCCGAACGAATCTATGACCTGAACACCCCAGCAGTGGTGAAGTTTGCATACAACGCTGAACGGGAGGATGAACTCAGCCTGGTGAAGGGTGCCCGGCTGATGGTGATGGAGAAATGCAGCGACGGCTGGTGGAGGGGCAGCTATAAcggtcagatgggctggtttcccTCCAACTACGTCCTGGAGGAGGAGGTCGAGGACACCTCGGTCGACGTCCCCGTCTTCTCCTCACCGCCGGGCCTCAGTAATGGACAGGGCCCCAGGGTCCTTCAGACTGTTCAGACACTCTACCCCTTCAGTTCCGTTACAGAGGAGGAGCTGAACTTTGAGAAGGGTGAGACGATGGAAGTGCTGGAGAAGCCAGAGAATGACCCAGAATGGTGGAGGTGTAAGAATTGCCATGGGCAGGTGGGTCTGGTGCCAAAGAACTATGTGGTTGTACTCAACGACGGTCCGTCATCGACTGCCTCAGGCTCCCACTCCCGGCAAAACAGCCACACAGGGCCCTCCCACACAGTGAAGTTTGCAGGAAAGGACTGGTACCATGGCAACGTGACACGGCACCAGGCTGAGCGCGCTCTAAATGAGAGGGGGGTGGAGGGAGACTTCCTCGTGCGAGACAGCGAGTCCTCT cCGAGTGACTTCTCTGTTTCTCTTAAAGCAGCTGGGAAGAACAAGCACTTCAAGGTGCAGTTGTCCAATGGGGTTTACTGTATCGGTCAGCGCCGTTTCAATACAATGGATGAACTGTTAGAGCACTACAAGAAAGCTCCCATCTTCACTAGTGAACATGGAGAAAAGCTTTACCTTGTCAAACCCCTCCAATGA